The Couchioplanes caeruleus nucleotide sequence GCCGGAGTCGCTGATCGCCGCGCGGCGGCTGGCCGACAACCCCAAGGCGGGCTTCCGCGCCGTCAGCGGGCTCGTGCTCGCGCTGTTCGTGACCAGCGTGGCGGTCGGCGTGATGACCGCGATCGCCGCCGACCGCGACCGCAGCGGCAGCGGCTACACCGACGAGATGGGGCTGATCTTCCGCGACGAGAACACCGCGCCCACGGGCACGGTCGTGCCAGCCGGCCTCACGGCCCTGCCGGGCGTGCGCGCGGCGGTCACCGTCCGGGTCGCGCCGGACGACGTGCCGCCGCCCCCGGAGAGCAAGACCGAGTTCTTCTTCCCGTACGCGCTGGCGTCCTGCGCCGACATCGCCCGGGCCCCCGGGGCGAAGCAGTGCGCCCCGGGCGCCGAGGTCGCCTGGGTGTTCCCCGACCTGGTGGGCCCGGACCAGTTCACCCGTGCCTGGCCGGCCGCGGGCGTCGACCCCGCCCGGCTCAGCTCGTTCCGGGCGATGTCCCTGGTCGCTGAGACGGACGGCAGCACCGCGGCGGTGGAACGGGTGCGTACGGCGATCGGCAACGCGTACCCGACGCGGTGGGGACCCATCACCCAGGGCGACTGGGAGGCCGAGACCAGCCGCGTCTTCCACGGCTGGAAACGGCTGTCGAACGTGGTGATCCTCGTTAGCCTGGCCATCGCGGGCCTGAGCCTGGCGGTGAGCGTGGCGGGCGGCCTGACCGAGCGCGCCCGGCCGTTCAGCCTGCTGCGGCTCACCGGTGTCCCGCTGGCGACGCTGCGCCGGATGATCGCGCTGGAGAGCGTGACGCCGTTGCTGAGCGCGGCGCTGGTGTCGGCCGCGGCGGGGTTCGCCAGCGCCCACCTGTTCCTGAAGGCGCAGATGAGGCTGTCCCTGCACTCGCCGGGCGCGGCGTACTACGCGTTCGTCGCGGGCGGGCTGCTGGCGTCGCTGGCGGTCATCGCCTCGACCCTGCCGCTGCTGCGGCGCGTGACCGGACCGCAGGCGGCCCGCAACGAATGAGGAGACGGCCGCGGGTCCCCCGGCGACGGGGTTCAGGGGACCCGGGCCACCACGCCGTTGCAGGAGACGTCCTCGATGGACGGCCGTGGCCGCGGTTCGTTCTCCGCGCGCCAGCGGGACACCGACACCAGGCCCGGCTCCACGAACTCGAGGCCGTGCAGCAGCTCCGCGAGCCGCTCACCGGTGCGCGGCACGAAGCGCCCGCCCGGGTTGTTGGCCGACAGCTCGGCGATCGCCTCCGGGGTCTGGTATTCCCAGGTGGCGTGCGACACGACGACGTAGCTGCCGGAGGGCAGGGCGCCGACGAGCTTGTCGACGATGCCCTGCGGGTCCTCGTCCTCGCGGATGAAGTGCAGCACCGCGACCAGGAGCAGCGCGATGGGCTCGGTGAAGTCGAGGGTGGCGTGCAGGTCGGGGTGGGCCAGGATGACGTCCGGCTCGCGCAGGTCCGCGTCGAGGTAGGTGATCGCACCCTCCGGGCCGCTGGTGACGAGCGCCCGCGAGTGGGTCAGCACGATCGGGTCGTTGTCGACGTACACCGTCCGGGTGGCGGGCTGGATGGACTGCGCCACGTCGTGGGTGTTGTCGGGCGCGGGGATGCCGGTGCCGATGTCGAGAAACTGCCGCACCCCCTGGCGGGCGAGGTGTTCCACGGCCCGGCCCAGGAACCGCCGGTTCTCGATCGCCATCAGCCGGATGCTGGGCATCGCCGCCTCGATGGCGTCGCCGGAGGCGCGGTCGGCCGCGAAGTGGTCCTTGCCGCCCAGCCAGTAGTTGTACCGCCGGGCCGGGTGCGCGACCGTCGTGTCGAACCGGCCTGCCGCACCGGGCTCCCCGTTGCCGCCGCTCACGCTGCCTCCCACCCCTGGGCGAAGAACGTCACCTCTCGATCCTAATGACCGATCCCCAGGGTCCCTCGGGCGAGGGCGGGCCGTTCGAAGACGAGCTCGAGGCCGTCCTCGTCGTCCCACTGGTCGCCCACCTGCCGGAAGCCGTGCCGGGCGGCGAGGGCCAGCGACGGCACGTTGTCGGGCCGGATCGACAGCCGGACCGTGCGGACCTCCGGTTCCCGGGCCGCCCGCTCCAGCAGGGCGGCCAGGGCGGCACCGCCGTAGCCGCGGCGGCGGTACGCGGGGTCGACGGCGTACCCGATCTCGACCAGCCCCTCCTCGGGCCGCCCGTGGTACCCGGCCCGGCCGACGGCCCGCCCGGCCTCCTCGTCCCAGACCACGCCCGTGACCCACGCGGCCTCTTCCTGATCCGCCACGACCTGACGGTGCCGCCGCAGCCACAGGCCGCTGTTGTCGGGCCCGGCCAGCCAGGCGCTGAGCGGTACGGGCGCGGCGGCCTGCGCGGCGGCGAGATCCTGGCGGCTCAGTGCCTCGAGGGCGGTGACGCTCAGCTGGACGATGCGGATGCGGGGAAGCTCGATCACCGCTGGAGCGTACGTAATCACGCCGGCTCCCGCGCTGAGCTGCGGCTGCCGGTGCCCCGTGCCCCGCGGACGCGCTATTCGGGTCCGCGGGTGCGGAATACGCGTTGAAAGATCTACGACAGTCTGTCTTTGCCGTCCGATCCGGCGCTCTAACCTGAGTGAGCAATTCCTGCGGTGGTGCGAAGCGGAAAAAGATCGGCGAACGCCAAAGAATGGCGA carries:
- a CDS encoding SAM-dependent methyltransferase, whose product is MSGGNGEPGAAGRFDTTVAHPARRYNYWLGGKDHFAADRASGDAIEAAMPSIRLMAIENRRFLGRAVEHLARQGVRQFLDIGTGIPAPDNTHDVAQSIQPATRTVYVDNDPIVLTHSRALVTSGPEGAITYLDADLREPDVILAHPDLHATLDFTEPIALLLVAVLHFIREDEDPQGIVDKLVGALPSGSYVVVSHATWEYQTPEAIAELSANNPGGRFVPRTGERLAELLHGLEFVEPGLVSVSRWRAENEPRPRPSIEDVSCNGVVARVP
- a CDS encoding GNAT family N-acetyltransferase, producing MIELPRIRIVQLSVTALEALSRQDLAAAQAAAPVPLSAWLAGPDNSGLWLRRHRQVVADQEEAAWVTGVVWDEEAGRAVGRAGYHGRPEEGLVEIGYAVDPAYRRRGYGGAALAALLERAAREPEVRTVRLSIRPDNVPSLALAARHGFRQVGDQWDDEDGLELVFERPALARGTLGIGH